One window of Anaerolineales bacterium genomic DNA carries:
- a CDS encoding permease, translating to METTTVNRLPRNAILIILFVVLVIVASSMLPVDFFSWLWDRLNVFATVFLGIFVEAVPYLLLGTFASGLVEVFVDRDGMSRWVSKRPAAAAISGAFMGMIFPVCECGVVPLTRRLFKKGLPLSAGISFLLAAPVLNPIVILSTASAFGWGQMLLWRFVISLIIAVVVGLVFSVQKEADEVLIPVLSGGDHDHVHAAAEDTVREKIRKALLITVDEFFDMGRYLVIGSLLAAGLQTFIAQSTLLSIGSGPVLSVLIMLLLAVLLSICSTVDSFVALGFTGAFSFGSVLSFLVFGPMVDIKSTIMYLQVFKRRAVVYIILIPFMMSLIAGLLFNYFVK from the coding sequence GTGGAAACAACGACTGTTAACCGCCTGCCGCGTAACGCCATCCTCATAATTCTATTTGTTGTACTCGTTATCGTCGCATCGAGCATGTTGCCTGTTGACTTTTTCTCGTGGCTATGGGACAGGCTCAATGTCTTTGCCACGGTCTTCCTGGGCATCTTCGTCGAAGCCGTGCCTTATCTTCTGCTTGGCACCTTCGCTTCGGGCTTGGTGGAAGTGTTCGTCGACCGCGACGGAATGAGCCGCTGGGTATCGAAGCGACCTGCCGCGGCGGCGATCAGCGGCGCGTTCATGGGCATGATCTTCCCGGTCTGCGAATGCGGAGTTGTTCCGCTCACGCGCAGGCTTTTCAAAAAGGGACTGCCGCTTTCGGCGGGCATTTCGTTTTTGCTTGCCGCGCCGGTCTTGAACCCGATCGTGATTCTCAGCACTGCATCCGCGTTCGGGTGGGGGCAGATGCTTCTATGGAGATTCGTCATCAGCCTCATCATCGCTGTGGTCGTGGGACTCGTCTTCTCCGTCCAGAAAGAGGCGGATGAGGTTTTGATTCCAGTTTTATCAGGCGGGGATCATGACCATGTCCATGCCGCGGCGGAGGATACCGTCCGCGAGAAAATTCGCAAGGCATTGCTTATCACCGTGGACGAGTTCTTCGACATGGGGCGCTATCTGGTCATTGGCTCGTTGTTGGCGGCTGGATTGCAGACCTTTATCGCTCAATCTACTCTATTATCCATCGGCAGCGGACCGGTTCTCTCGGTCTTGATCATGCTCCTGCTTGCCGTCCTGCTTTCCATCTGTTCGACGGTGGATTCGTTTGTGGCTTTGGGTTTTACCGGCGCGTTCAGTTTCGGCTCGGTGTTGTCGTTTCTTGTCTTTGGTCCGATGGTGGACATCAAAAGCACGATCATGTATTTGCAGGTCTTCAAACGCCGCGCCGTGGTATACATCATCTTGATCCCGTTCATGATGAGTCTGATCGCCGGGTTGTTGTTTAATTATTTTGTGAAGTAA
- a CDS encoding AMP-binding protein: MTTLPTLLQRSYQEVPDKTSFIIQHAGQADKPLTYRNLIRGANRFALTYAREGIQPGEVVILILQHGEDLIYAFWGAILHGAIPSIMPFLTEKLAPEKYRADLASLISITKPTTIVTYPEFEAEVRGALTEGDSVRHVILTNQIEAESEPNFETLQGFKASPEDIVVLQHSSGTTGLQKGVALSHRAVLNQLNAYSQTLRIDPASDVIVSWLPLYHDMGFIACFLMPVLLRIPLVNMSPFDWVRAPYKLHQAVSQYKGTLTWLPNFAYNFCAHKIRERNLENLDLSSWRAIINCSEPVHVESHDLFHEKFAAFGLKKSALQTCYAMAENVFAVTQSQLDGTPAVDVIDRETFMTQRLATPPKPDSPSMKMTSSGRPLPNVKIRIVDESLNDLSDRSVGEIALQSDCMLTEYFNRPDATEAAIKNGWYLTGDYGYIANGELYVSGRKKDLIIVGGKNVYPQDLESLASEVPGVHKGRVVAFGMYDEEEGTEEVVIIAEADSTVPSEQEAIADAIRKHVTKSSAIALRHVKIVDDKWIIKTSSGKTARPANKEKFLKELEMDNDI, encoded by the coding sequence ATGACAACCTTACCAACCCTCCTCCAACGCTCATACCAAGAAGTCCCCGACAAGACCAGCTTCATCATCCAGCATGCCGGTCAAGCGGATAAACCTCTCACTTACCGTAATCTGATCCGCGGCGCGAATCGTTTTGCGTTAACTTACGCCCGCGAGGGAATTCAACCCGGCGAAGTGGTCATCCTCATCCTCCAACACGGCGAAGACTTGATCTATGCCTTTTGGGGCGCAATTCTGCACGGCGCGATTCCCTCCATCATGCCGTTTCTCACCGAGAAACTCGCGCCTGAAAAATATCGCGCTGACCTTGCTTCGCTGATCTCCATCACCAAGCCAACCACCATCGTCACCTACCCGGAGTTCGAAGCCGAAGTCCGTGGCGCACTGACAGAAGGTGATTCGGTCAGGCATGTGATTCTCACGAACCAAATCGAAGCCGAGAGCGAACCGAATTTTGAAACCTTGCAAGGTTTCAAAGCCTCGCCCGAAGATATCGTCGTCCTGCAACATTCCTCGGGCACAACCGGCTTGCAAAAGGGTGTAGCGCTTTCGCATCGCGCAGTGCTCAACCAACTCAACGCCTACAGCCAAACCCTGCGCATCGACCCCGCCAGTGACGTCATCGTTTCGTGGCTGCCGCTTTATCACGACATGGGCTTCATCGCCTGCTTCCTTATGCCCGTGCTGCTGCGCATTCCGCTTGTCAATATGTCGCCCTTCGATTGGGTGCGCGCGCCTTATAAATTGCATCAAGCCGTTTCACAATACAAAGGCACGCTCACATGGCTTCCCAACTTCGCCTACAACTTCTGCGCCCACAAGATCCGCGAGCGCAATCTTGAAAATTTAGACCTCTCTTCTTGGCGCGCCATCATCAACTGCTCCGAGCCGGTGCATGTCGAAAGCCACGACCTCTTCCATGAAAAATTTGCGGCGTTTGGCTTGAAGAAGTCTGCACTGCAAACGTGTTATGCCATGGCAGAGAATGTCTTCGCCGTGACTCAAAGTCAGCTGGATGGAACGCCCGCCGTGGATGTGATCGACCGCGAAACCTTCATGACGCAACGCCTCGCGACTCCGCCCAAGCCTGATTCACCCTCCATGAAAATGACTTCGTCCGGGCGTCCGCTACCCAACGTAAAAATCCGCATCGTGGATGAATCCCTCAACGATTTGTCGGATCGAAGTGTCGGCGAGATCGCCTTGCAAAGCGACTGTATGCTGACCGAATACTTCAACCGTCCCGACGCGACCGAAGCCGCAATTAAGAATGGCTGGTATCTCACCGGTGATTATGGTTACATTGCAAACGGCGAGTTGTATGTCTCCGGACGCAAGAAAGACCTCATCATCGTCGGCGGTAAGAACGTATACCCTCAGGATTTAGAATCGCTCGCGAGTGAAGTACCCGGCGTCCACAAAGGACGAGTCGTCGCATTCGGCATGTACGATGAAGAAGAAGGCACCGAGGAAGTGGTCATCATCGCCGAAGCAGATTCAACCGTCCCGTCGGAGCAAGAGGCGATAGCGGACGCCATCCGCAAGCATGTCACCAAGAGTTCCGCCATTGCCCTGCGCCACGTCAAAATCGTCGATGATAAATGGATCATCAAAACCTCCAGCGGCAAGACGGCGCGCCCGGCTAACAAGGAAAAGTTTTTGAAGGAACTCGAGATGGATAACGATATATAA
- a CDS encoding TIGR03943 family protein, producing MPQRMFRSYQGLILLGLCIFFVSKAVNGQLTWYINSRFVPLTIVGIAFLAIMAQTIFTEIRRSRQHELEHPEHHHEHDHAPSSSALWIMFIPLAIGFLIPARPLDSAAFTTKGFNTSAPLVSSDSSASIFETESQERNILQWLKLFNYQDDITEFIGQEASVVGFVYFGDELETDQFFVSRFVVSCCAADGFAIAMPVQWEKSNSLEQDAWVVVKGKIESIDLDGRRTPLIVAESVEPTGVPAQPYLFP from the coding sequence ATGCCTCAACGAATGTTCCGTTCCTATCAAGGTCTGATCCTGCTGGGTTTGTGCATATTTTTCGTATCCAAAGCCGTCAACGGGCAGTTGACCTGGTATATCAACTCGCGCTTTGTGCCATTGACGATTGTCGGCATTGCCTTTCTTGCCATCATGGCACAGACGATATTCACTGAAATCCGTCGTTCGCGCCAACACGAGTTGGAACACCCAGAGCATCACCATGAACATGACCATGCCCCCTCTTCTTCCGCCTTGTGGATCATGTTCATTCCGCTCGCCATCGGTTTTCTTATTCCTGCCCGCCCGTTGGATTCAGCCGCATTCACCACCAAGGGATTCAATACCAGCGCCCCGCTCGTCAGTTCCGATTCGTCTGCCAGCATCTTTGAGACCGAGTCGCAGGAACGCAACATCCTGCAATGGTTGAAATTGTTCAACTATCAGGATGACATCACCGAATTCATCGGGCAGGAGGCGTCGGTAGTGGGGTTTGTCTATTTCGGCGATGAGCTCGAAACGGACCAATTCTTTGTCAGCCGGTTTGTGGTTTCCTGCTGCGCTGCGGACGGGTTCGCCATCGCCATGCCGGTGCAATGGGAAAAATCGAATTCACTCGAGCAGGATGCCTGGGTGGTCGTCAAAGGAAAGATCGAATCCATCGACCTCGACGGCAGGCGCACGCCGCTGATCGTTGCGGAGTCGGTCGAGCCCACGGGCGTTCCCGCCCAGCCCTATCTCTTCCCATGA